A genomic stretch from Sphaerodactylus townsendi isolate TG3544 linkage group LG15, MPM_Stown_v2.3, whole genome shotgun sequence includes:
- the THAP7 gene encoding THAP domain-containing protein 7 isoform X2, with product MPRHCSATGCCTRDTPETRNRGISFHRLPKDNPRRATWLENCRRKDMTGQGLWDPASNGYHRLKEGAVPTIFELHAKPRRKLKLGSSRHARHQQKQSCSPCLEETSTPLSMDISCFPAQELPSPVAAPTSGEPRSQPLLPGPEPESLAPLSDIPPDQSPVATGQEDASPSPALPELVGDPSHPVSLSLYMLRLPPPAGAYIQNEHSYQVGSALLWKRRAEAALDALGKAQRQLQACRRREQRLRLRICELQRERRPHSADAHRRLKEHLQVFELQLLNDLE from the exons ATGCCCCGTCACTGCTCTGCCACTGGCTGCTGCACCCGTGACACTCCTGAGACCCGCAACCGTGGCATTTCCTTCCACCG ACTGCCAAAGGACAACCCCCGGCGGGCCACATGGCTGGAGAACTGTCGGCGGAAGGACATGACCGGCCAAGGTCTCTGGGACCCCGCCTCCAA CGGTTACCATCGACTCAAGGAAGGTGCCGTCCCCACTATATTCGAGCTTCATGCCAAGCCGCGGCGGAAATTAAAGCTAGGCAGTTCCAGACATGCAAGGCATCAGCAGAAGCAGAG CTGCAGCCCTTGCCTAGAGGAGACATCAACCCCATTGTCCATGGACATCTCGTGCTTCCCTGCACAAGAGCTCCCGAGCCCCGTGGCAGCCCCCACCAGCGGGGAACCCCGAAGCCAGCCCCTCCTCCCCGGACCGGAGCCAGAAAGCCTGGCCCCGCTCTCAGACATTCCCCCAGACCAGTCTCCAGTTGCCACAGGCCAGGAGGACGCCTCTCCCTCTCCAGCGCTCCCCGAACTTGTGGGGGATCCCTCCCACCccgtttccctctccctctataTGCTACGTCTCCCTCCCCCAGCTGGGGCCTACATCCAGAACGAGCACAGCTACCAGGTAGGCAGCGCCTTGCTGTGGAAGCGGCGAGCGGAGGCGGCCCTTGACGCTTTGGGCAAAGCCCAGCGGCAGCTGCAGGCCTGCCGGCGCCGGGAGCAGCGACTCCGCCTGCGTATCTGTGAGCTGCAGCGGGAACGGCGACCGCACAGTGCCGACGCCCACCGGCGGCTGAAGGAACACCTGCAGGTCTTTGAACTGCAGCTACTCAACGACCTGGAGTGA
- the THAP7 gene encoding THAP domain-containing protein 7 isoform X1, with product MPRHCSATGCCTRDTPETRNRGISFHRLPKDNPRRATWLENCRRKDMTGQGLWDPASKYVYFCSKHFEKTCFELVGTSGYHRLKEGAVPTIFELHAKPRRKLKLGSSRHARHQQKQSCSPCLEETSTPLSMDISCFPAQELPSPVAAPTSGEPRSQPLLPGPEPESLAPLSDIPPDQSPVATGQEDASPSPALPELVGDPSHPVSLSLYMLRLPPPAGAYIQNEHSYQVGSALLWKRRAEAALDALGKAQRQLQACRRREQRLRLRICELQRERRPHSADAHRRLKEHLQVFELQLLNDLE from the exons ATGCCCCGTCACTGCTCTGCCACTGGCTGCTGCACCCGTGACACTCCTGAGACCCGCAACCGTGGCATTTCCTTCCACCG ACTGCCAAAGGACAACCCCCGGCGGGCCACATGGCTGGAGAACTGTCGGCGGAAGGACATGACCGGCCAAGGTCTCTGGGACCCCGCCTCCAAGTATGTTTACTTTTGCTCCAAGCACTTTGAGAAGACTTGCTTTGAACTGGTGGGCACCAG CGGTTACCATCGACTCAAGGAAGGTGCCGTCCCCACTATATTCGAGCTTCATGCCAAGCCGCGGCGGAAATTAAAGCTAGGCAGTTCCAGACATGCAAGGCATCAGCAGAAGCAGAG CTGCAGCCCTTGCCTAGAGGAGACATCAACCCCATTGTCCATGGACATCTCGTGCTTCCCTGCACAAGAGCTCCCGAGCCCCGTGGCAGCCCCCACCAGCGGGGAACCCCGAAGCCAGCCCCTCCTCCCCGGACCGGAGCCAGAAAGCCTGGCCCCGCTCTCAGACATTCCCCCAGACCAGTCTCCAGTTGCCACAGGCCAGGAGGACGCCTCTCCCTCTCCAGCGCTCCCCGAACTTGTGGGGGATCCCTCCCACCccgtttccctctccctctataTGCTACGTCTCCCTCCCCCAGCTGGGGCCTACATCCAGAACGAGCACAGCTACCAGGTAGGCAGCGCCTTGCTGTGGAAGCGGCGAGCGGAGGCGGCCCTTGACGCTTTGGGCAAAGCCCAGCGGCAGCTGCAGGCCTGCCGGCGCCGGGAGCAGCGACTCCGCCTGCGTATCTGTGAGCTGCAGCGGGAACGGCGACCGCACAGTGCCGACGCCCACCGGCGGCTGAAGGAACACCTGCAGGTCTTTGAACTGCAGCTACTCAACGACCTGGAGTGA